The following are encoded together in the Drosophila takahashii strain IR98-3 E-12201 chromosome X, DtakHiC1v2, whole genome shotgun sequence genome:
- the Nrd1 gene encoding nardilysin: MCWLRHSAHLLRRISLPFQVQVRRPIIQLAGGGKMTDQVKYLDTPDKSETDKKLYKTLLLGNGLHALIVSDPSPMPHDGFTTSESSSENACECESSSESVTTSSETSSSSSSSDSGSSSVESGSEAEGDEKLAACALMIDYGSFAEPKKYQGLAHFLEHMIFMGSEKYPEENIFDAHIKKCGGFSNANTDCEETLFYFEVAEKHLDSSLDYFTALMKAPLMKQEAMQRERSAVDSEFQQILQDDETRRDQLLASLATEGFPHGTFAWGNMKSLRENVDDAELHKVLHEIRKEHYGANRMYVCLQARLPIDELESLVVRHFSEIPHNEVRAPDLSKFSYREAFKPAFHEQVFFVKPVENECKLELTWVLPNVRQYYRSKPDQFLSYLLGYEGRGSLCAYLRRRLWALHLIAGIEENGFDTNSMYALFNVCIYLTDEGFRHLDEVLAATFAYVKLFANCGSMREVYEEQQRIEETGFRFQAQRPAFDNVQELVLNSKYFPPKDILTGKELYYEYNEEHLRELTGHLNELKFNLMVTSRNKYEGVSAYDQTEEWFGTEYATIPMPEKWRKLWEESKPLEELFLPEPNKFVTEDFTLLWHSAGKPEVPGAPKKLLKTDTCELWFRQDDKFDLPEAYMAFYFISPLQRQSAKNDAMCTLYEELVKFHVCEELYPAISAGLSYTFSTAEKGLLLKVSGYNEKLHLIVEAIAEGMLHVADTLDEKMLAAFRKNQRKNFFNTLIKPKALNRDVRLCVLEQIRWLMIDKYKCLNDITLEDLREFARQFPQELYIQALIQGNYTEESAHNVLNSVLSRLNCRAIREQRYVEDRTIQLPLGTNVIRCHALNEQDTNTVITNFYQIGPNTVRVESILDLMMMFVDEPLFDQLRTKEQLGYHVDATVRINYGIAGYSIMVNSQETKTTASYVECRIEVFRAKMLQILRNLPQDEYDHTRDSLIKLKLVADMALSAEMGRNWEEIINEDYLFDRRRRQIEVLRTLQKTEIIEFLLGIDTNNLRKLSVQVIGHRPADMPEPLPGSHLANEDKVEEEANEEDDDGDESGTEKGDHEDEDDSSEDEDDEDLFAALENKLSVVFLPEVGNQNTILDINEFKKGLDVYPKRKSQQEEEDQQRAALIEDALGQA, from the exons ATGTGTTGGCTGCGACACAGCGCACACTTGCTCAGACGAATAAGCTTGCCATTCCAAGTCCAAGTGCGGAGACCCATTATTCAATTAGCCGGCGGTGGGAAGATGACGGACCAGGTCAAGTATCTGGACACACCCGACAAGTCGGAGACGGACAAGAAGCTGTACAA AACTTTACTCCTCGGCAATGGCCTGCACGCTTTGATTGTCTCGGATCCCAGCCCAATGCCCCACGATGGCTTCACCACCTCGGAGTCCTCGTCGGAGAATGCCTGCGAATGCGAGTCGAGCAGCGAGTCGGTGACCACCAGCAGCGAGACCAGCAGCTCCTCGAGCTCCTCggacagcggcagcagcagcgtggAGTCGGGCAGCGAGGCGGAGGGCGACGAGAAGCTGGCCGCCTGCGCCCTGATGATCGACTATGGCTCCTTTGCCGAGCCCAAGAAGTACCAGGGATTGGCCCACTTTCTCGAGCACATGATCTTCATGGGCTCCGAAAAGTACCCGGAGGAGAACATCTTCGATGCGCACATCAAGAAGTGCGGCGGTTTCAGCAACGCCAACACCGATTGCGAGGAGACGCTCTTCTACTTCGAGGTGGCCGAAAAGCATCTGGACTCGAGTTTGGACTACTTCACTGCGCTGATGAAGGCGCCGCTGATGAAGCAGGAGGCCATGCAGCGCGAGCGCAGCGCCGTTGACTCGGAGTTCCAGCAAATCCTGCAGGACGACGAGACGCGGCGGGATCAACTGCTGGCCAGCCTGGCCACCGAGGGCTTTCCGCACGGAACCTTCGCCTGGGGCAACATGAAGTCGCTAAGGGAGAATGTGGACGATGCGGAGCTGCACAAGGTGCTGCATGAGATCCGGAAGGAGCACTATGGCGCCAATAGGATGTATGTTTGCCTGCAGGCCCGCCTGCCCATCGATGAGCTGGAATCGCTGGTGGTGCGTCACTTCTCGGAGATACCGCACAATGAGGTGAGGGCCCCGGATCTCAGCAAATTCAGCTACCGGGAGGCCTTCAAGCCGGCCTTCCACGAGCAGGTGTTCTTTGTGAAGCCCGTGGAGAACGAGTGCAAGCTGGAGCTGACTTGGGTGCTGCCCAATGTGCGCCAGTACTACCGCAGCAAGCCGGATCAGTTTTTGTCCTATCTGCTGGGCTacgaggggcgtggcagcctGTGCGCCTACCTGAGACGCCGCCTGTGGGCGCTCCATTTGATTGCGGGCATCGAGGAGAATGGATTCGACACCAACTCCATGTACGCGCTGTTCAACGTGTGCATCTACCTCACCGACGAGGGTTTCCGGCATCTGGACGAGGTCCTGGCCGCCACCTTTGCCTATGTCAAGCTCTTCGCGAACTGCGGTTCCATGCGCGAGGTCTACGAGGAGCAGCAGCGCATCGAGGAGACGGGCTTTCGCTTTCAGGCCCAGCGACCGGCGTTTGATAATGTTCAGGAGTTGGTGCTGAACTCCAAGTACTTCCCACCGAAGGATATTTTGACTGGCAAGGAGCTGTACTACGAGTACAACGAGGAGCATCTCAGGGAGCTGACTGGCCACCTCAACGAGCTGAAGTTCAACCTGATGGTCACGTCGCGCAACAAGTACGAGGGCGTCAGCGCCTACGACCAGACGGAGGAGTGGTTCGGCACCGAGTATGCCACCATTCCGATGCCTGAGAAGTGGCGCAAGCTGTGGGAGGAATCCAAGCCGCTGGAGGAATTGTTCTTGCCCGAGCCAAATAAGTTTGTCACTGAGGATTTCACGCTGCTTTGGCATTCGGCTGGGAAGCCGGAGGTGCCTGGTGCACCCAAGAAACTGCTCAAGACGGACACGTGCGAGCTGTGGTTCCGCCAGGACGACAAGTTCGATTTGCCCGAGGCCTATATGGCCTTTTACTTCATCTCACCGCTGCAGCGACAAAGTGCCAAGAA CGATGCCATGTGCACCCTCTACGAGGAGCTGGTCAAGTTCCATGTGTGCGAGGAACTCTATCCAGCCATCAGTGCCGGCCTTTCGTACACCTTTAGCACGGCCGAAAAGGGTCTGCTGCTCAAGGTGAGCGGCTACAACGAGAAGCTGCATCTCATCGTGGAGGCCATTGCCGAGGGAATGCTCCATGTGGCCGACACGCTCGACGAAAAGATGCTGGCCGCCTTCCGCAAGAACCAGCGCAAGAACTTCTTTAATACTTTGATCAAGCCAAAGGCTCTCAACAG GGACGTTCGCCTCTGTGTGCTGGAGCAGATCCGCTGGCTGATGATCGACAAGTACAAGTGCCTCAACGATATTACCCTGGAGGATCTGCGCGAGTTTGCGCGCCAGTTCCCCCAGGAGCTCTACATCCAGGCTCTCATCCAGGGCAACTACACGGAGGAATCGGCTCACAATGTCCTCAACTCGGTGCTGAGTCGTCTCAATTGCCGGGCAATCAGGGAGCAGCGCTATGTGGAGGATAGGACCATACAATTGCCGCTGGGCACCAATGTGATCCGGTGCCATGCTCTCAACGAGCAGGACACAAACACGGTGATCACGAACTTCTACCAAATCGGACCCAATACAGTGCGTGTGGAGAGCATTCTCGATCTGATGATGATGTTCGTGGACGAACCGCTGTTCGATCAGCTGCGGACCAAGGAGCAGCTGGGCTACCATGTGGACGCCACCGTAAGGATCAACTACGGCATTGCCGGCTATTCGATTATGGTCAACTCGCAGGAGACAAAGACGACGGCCAGCTATGTGGAGTGTCGCATCGAGGTGTTCCGCGCCAAAATGCTGCAGATTCTGCGCAATCTGCCGCAGGATGAGTACGATCACACGCGCGACTCCCTAATCAAGCTGAAGTTGGTGGCCGACATGGCACTGAGCGCGGAGATGGGTCGCAACTGGGAGGAGATCATCAACGAGGATTACCTATTCGATCGCCGACGTCGGCAGATTGAAGTCTTGCGCACGCTGCAAAAGACGGAGATCATTGAATTCCTCTTGGGCATCGATACCAATAATCTGCGGAAGCTGTCCGTCCAGGTGATTGGACATCGTCCGGCAGATATGCCCGAACCTTTGCCCGGTTCTCACCTTGCTAACGAGGATAAAGTCGAGGAAGAAGCCAACGAGGAGGATGATGATGGCGATGAGAGTGGAACCGAAAAGGGCGATCACGAGGATGAGGACGATTCAtccgaggacgaggacgacgaggaTCTATTTGCGGCCCTGGAAAACAAGCTGAGCGTCGTCTTTCTGCCCGAAGTGGGCAATCAAAACACCATCCTCGATATCAACGAGTTCAAGAAGGGCCTGGACGTCTATCCCAAGCGAAAGAgccagcaggaggaggaggatcagcAACGCGCAGCCCTCATCGAAGATGCCCTGGGCCAGGCGTGA
- the LOC108070131 gene encoding myotubularin-related protein 10-B encodes MATGGGGGGGGGSSPGNADHHKRNTFTSYVAPLPGDLRATADTNEWCLPSDLRDVHLAKPRLLQGEQIVASAPAYMYSAIDPMDSSGSSSSNSGGDPHKEATFGLLSVTNFKLSFVPLHSKRNPAAAVAAPLVDLYQENAYLGRNEITLNNIDHIYTIAELGRAASALQAARGMASQHGMISRRKKLEPFKQQNISGRIAALHIVCKNFRLLKFAFQQQDSKMFGASDQGKLIASALVRFAYPMRHDLSFAYAHREPYYSTLGASGTSMYATKNDWARELIRCGATEWQVVSSASVQLLQNPLQAGKYSVPPHFVIPKSCGVDRFLDLSRAFCDSRAAFWVYSYGSSAALVRLAELQPAAQQDTKSENVMLELVRKCDAGRQLKLLQLTDRLPSIQDVLRAYQKLRRLCTPETPEKFMLQDDKYLGLLEKTNWLFYVSLCLRYASEASATLRSGVTCVLQESNGRDLCCVISSLAQLLLDPHFRSTDGFQSLVQKEWVALEHPFQRRLGHVYPAQPTSNSELLDSEQSPVFLLFLDCVWQLLQQFPDEFEFTQTYLTTLWDSCFMPIFDTFQFDTQAQRLKAVRDSQLVLRPVWDWGEQFSDKDKMFFSNPLYQRQKGDRFLEAATAHRRSLAVGQNRGTGSTSASTPSRNTINPQLFATACSVPQDRFLQPAHRIFDLQVWDQCYYRWLPILDIRGGGQPQVDLFHRLLLSNIAKIQRCLEFQNFEDLPEAFYESTGESRPSQQQRDREEKEDEAEFVDGVERRRKTKAGTPTNGLTSMSGNLQLSTLSSFFPFGNPIAGEAPHQLYDILSSSSELLMETSSFLDKSSIV; translated from the coding sequence ATGGCCACGGGCGGCGGAGGCGGTGGAGGCGGAGGAAGTTCCCCCGGAAATGCTGACCACCACAAGCGCAACACCTTCACCAGCTATGTGGCGCCGCTGCCGGGCGATCTGCGCGCCACGGCGGACACGAATGAATGGTGCCTGCCCAGCGATCTGCGTGACGTGCACCTGGCCAAGCCGCGTCTGCTGCAGGGCGAGCAGATCGTGGCCTCCGCCCCGGCCTACATGTATTCGGCGATAGATCCCATGGACAGTagcggctcctcctcctcgaatTCCGGGGGAGATCCCCACAAGGAGGCCACCTTTGGCCTGCTCAGCGTCACCAATTTCAAGCTCTCCTTCGTGCCGCTGCACTCGAAGCGAAATCCTGCCGCAGCAGTTGCCGCCCCCTTGGTGGATCTCTACCAGGAGAACGCCTATCTGGGCCGCAACGAGATCACGCTGAACAACATCGATCACATCTACACGATCGCCGAGCTGGGACGGGCGGCCAGTGCGCTGCAGGCGGCGCGCGGCATGGCCAGCCAGCACGGGATGATCAGCAGGCGCAAGAAGCTGGAGCCTTTCAAGCAGCAGAATATCAGCGGCAGGATTGCCGCCTTGCATATTGTCTGCAAGAACTTTCGCCTGCTCAAGTTTGCCTTCCAGCAGCAGGATTCGAAGATGTTTGGAGCCAGCGATCAGGGCAAGCTGATTGCCTCGGCCTTGGTTCGCTTTGCCTATCCCATGCGGCACGATCTGAGCTTCGCCTATGCGCACAGGGAGCCGTACTACTCGACTTTAGGAGCCTCCGGCACCAGCATGTATGCCACGAAGAACGACTGGGCCAGGGAGCTGATACGCTGCGGCGCCACCGAGTGGCAGGTGGTGAGCAGCGCCAGCGTCCAGCTGCTGCAGAATCCCCTCCAGGCGGGCAAGTACTCCGTGCCGCCGCATTTCGTCATACCCAAGAGTTGCGGGGTGGATCGATTTCTTGACCTTTCGCGCGCCTTCTGCGATTCGCGTGCCGCCTTTTGGGTGTATAGCTACGGCAGTAGCGCTGCTCTGGTGCGCCTGGCTGAACTGCAGCCGGCTGCCCAGCAGGACACCAAGTCGGAGAACGTGATGCTCGAGCTGGTGCGCAAATGCGATGCGGGCAGGCAGCTGAAGCTGCTGCAGCTCACGGATCGCCTGCCGAGCATTCAGGATGTGCTGCGTGCCTATCAGAAGCTGCGGCGTTTGTGCACCCCTGAGACGCCCGAGAAATTCATGCTGCAGGATGACAAGTACCTGGGACTGCTCGAAAAGACCAACTGGCTGTTCTATGTGTCGCTGTGCCTGCGCTATGCGAGTGAAGCCTCGGCCACCTTGCGCAGCGGAGTGACCTGCGTGCTCCAGGAGTCGAATGGCCGCGATCTGTGCTGCGTGATCAGCAGTCTGGCGCAGCTGCTGCTCGATCCGCACTTCCGCTCGACCGATGGCTTTCAGTCGCTGGTGCAGAAGGAGTGGGTGGCCCTCGAGCATCCCTTCCAGCGGCGACTGGGTCACGTTTATCCCGCACAGCCTACTAGCAATTCCGAACTGCTGGACAGCGAACAGAGCCCCGTGTTCCTGCTCTTCCTCGACTGCGTgtggcagctgctgcagcaatTTCCCGACGAGTTCGAGTTCACGCAGACGTATTTAACCACGCTTTGGGACTCGTGCTTCATGCCCATCTTCGACACCTTCCAGTTTGATACGCAGGCGCAGCGTTTGAAAGCGGTTCGCGACTCGCAGCTCGTTTTGCGGCCCGTTTGGGACTGGGGCGAGCAGTTCTCCGACAAGGACAAGATGTTCTTCAGCAATCCGCTGTACCAGCGGCAAAAGGGAGATAGGTTTCTCGAGGCGGCGACGGCTCATCGCAGATCTCTGGCGGTGGGACAGAATAGGGGCACTGGATCTACATCTGCATCCACTCCCTCCCGCAACACCATCAATCCGCAGCTCTTCGCCACGGCCTGCTCGGTGCCGCAGGATCGCTTCCTGCAGCCGGCGCACCGGATCTTCGATTTGCAGGTCTGGGATCAGTGCTATTATCGATGGCTGCCCATCCTGGACATTCGTGGCGGTGGCCAGCCGCAGGTGGATCTCTTCCATCGCTTGCTGCTGAGCAATATTGCGAAGATACAGCGCTGTTTGGAGTTTCAGAATTTCGAGGATTTGCCAGAGGCCTTCTATGAGTCCACCGGCGAATCGCGACCCAGTCAGCAGCAGAGGGATcgggaggagaaggaggatgAAGCCGAGTTCGTGGATGGAGTCGAAAGGCGAAGGAAGACAAAGGCGGGGACGCCCACCAATGGCCTGACTTCGATGAGCGGGAATCTGCAGCTATCGACGCTTTCGTCGTTCTTCCCCTTCGGCAATCCCATCGCCGGCGAGGCACCGCATCAGCTGTACGACATtttgagcagcagcagcgaactCCTGATGGAGACCTCCTCCTTCCTGGACAAGTCCTCCATTGTCTGA
- the LOC108070098 gene encoding uncharacterized protein isoform X2, whose translation MDIFAEQHINQFQDQDFPNKVQDPFLRFSSEEQKLPFSQLPSEIQDHKISSDIQNVDKFSIEIENQKQEFKDPEELPTEIVGPEKKELSNETQDISASEPLVNPRSRVIPPMPSEDTMRHSIADSLMEILVSDALQARSRILGILQRIDEKRRMST comes from the exons ATGGACATTTTTGCTGAACAACATATTAATCAATTTCAAGATCAAGACTTTCCAAATAAAGTGCAGGATCCGTTTCTGCGGTTTTCAAGTGAAGAGCAAAAACTTCCTTTTAGCCAGTTGCCAAGTGAAATTCAGGATCATAAGATCTCCAGTGATATACAAAATGTGGATAAATTCTctattgaaattgaaaatcaaaagCAAGAATTTAAGGATCCAGAAGAACTGCCCACTGAAATTGTTGGTCCAGAGAAAAAGGAGCTTAGCAATGAAACGCAGGATATTTCCGCCTCTGAACCACTGGTTAATCCTCGTAGTCGCGTGATTCCACCCATGCCCTCGGAGGACACCATGCGCCACTCCATAGCCGACAGCCTCATGGAGATCCTG GTGAGCGATGCTCTGCAGGCGCGCAGTCGAATCCTGGGCATCCTGCAGCGAATCGACGAGAAGCGTAGGATGTCTACTTAG
- the LOC108070098 gene encoding uncharacterized protein isoform X1, with translation MDIFAEQHINQFQDQDFPNKVQDPFLRFSSEEQKLPFSQLPSEIQDHKISSDIQNVDKFSIEIENQKQEFKDPEELPTEIVGPEKKELSNETQDISASEPLVNPRSRVIPPMPSEDTMRHSIADSLMEILVNMTNPQYRQQCFELLQVSDALQARSRILGILQRIDEKRRMST, from the coding sequence ATGGACATTTTTGCTGAACAACATATTAATCAATTTCAAGATCAAGACTTTCCAAATAAAGTGCAGGATCCGTTTCTGCGGTTTTCAAGTGAAGAGCAAAAACTTCCTTTTAGCCAGTTGCCAAGTGAAATTCAGGATCATAAGATCTCCAGTGATATACAAAATGTGGATAAATTCTctattgaaattgaaaatcaaaagCAAGAATTTAAGGATCCAGAAGAACTGCCCACTGAAATTGTTGGTCCAGAGAAAAAGGAGCTTAGCAATGAAACGCAGGATATTTCCGCCTCTGAACCACTGGTTAATCCTCGTAGTCGCGTGATTCCACCCATGCCCTCGGAGGACACCATGCGCCACTCCATAGCCGACAGCCTCATGGAGATCCTGGTAAATATGACTAATCCGCAGTACCGCCAACAGTGCTTTGAACTCTTGCAGGTGAGCGATGCTCTGCAGGCGCGCAGTCGAATCCTGGGCATCCTGCAGCGAATCGACGAGAAGCGTAGGATGTCTACTTAG
- the Grx5 gene encoding uncharacterized monothiol glutaredoxin ycf64-like, with product MNRICQSLLRPSYRMAAGAGASASTPGVLSRLFAGDAATGAAVDKATLDKLVRTNKVVVFMKGNPQAPRCGFSNAVVQIMRMHGVQYDAHDVLQNESLRQGVKDYTDWPTIPQVFIDGEFVGGCDILLQMHQSGDLIEELKKVGIESELLKAEQAKQEDEKKDK from the exons ATGAACCGAATTTGCCAGAGCCTGTTGCGTCCGAGCTACCGGATGGCCGCCGGAGCCGGAGCAAGTGCATCCACCCCGGGCGTTCTGAGTCGCCTCTTTGCCGGCGATGCGGCGACCGGCGCGGCGGTGGACAAGGCGACGCTGGACAAGCTGGTGCGCACCAACAAGGTGGTCGTCTTCATGAAGGGCAATCCCCAGGCGCCGCGCTGCGGCTTCAGCAATGCGGTGGTGCAGATCATGCGGATGCACGGCGTCCAGTACGATGCCCACGATGTCCTGCAGAACGAGTCGCTGCGGCAGG gggtaaagGACTACACCGACTGGCCAACCATTCCGCAGGTCTTCATCGATGGCGAGTTCGTCGGCGGCTGCGACATCCTGCTGCAGATGCACCAGAGTGGCGACCTCATCGAGGAGCTCAAGAAGGTGGGCATCGAGTCCGAGCTGCTGAAGGCGGAGCAGGCTAAGCAGGAGGACGAGAAGAAGGACAAGTGA
- the LOC108070119 gene encoding BLOC-1-related complex subunit 8 homolog, protein MSRGGELVFKTKKTSEKISENIHIFANDPSLAFFRVQEHVRKVSPAIFEKRDEVFQLQNNLQGHCYDMEYGIQALRTIEKSESIFDNIQEMIKASIFLKQQLKYEENRKKIKKESTKSSVYKRFSAHLALDLPDLPDFGGVMRETSQRMENMIGPGTGTGRTEAQAPPASNPGELQRSYTTLH, encoded by the exons atgtcTCGGGGCGGAGAACTGGTCTTTAAAACGAAGAAAACCTCGGAGAAGATATCGGAAAACATACACATCTTCGCCAACGATCCGTCGCTGGCCTTTTTCCGGGTCCAAGAACACGTTCGCAAGGTTTCGCCAGCGATTTTCGAGAAGCGCGATGAGGTCTTCCAGCTGCAAAACAATCTCCAGGGGCATTGTTACGATATGGAGTACGGAATTCA AGCCCTGCGTACGATTGAAAAATCGGAGAGCATATTCGACAACATACAGGAAATGATCAAGGCTTCGATTTTCCTGAAGCAACAGCTGAAATACGAGGAAAACAGGAAGAAGATCAAGAAGGAGAGCACCAAATCTTCGGTTTACAAGCGATTCTCCGCCCACCTCGCTTTGGATCTGCCGGATTTACCCGATTTTGGTGGCGTTATGCGGGAAACCAGCCAGCGAATGGAGAATATGATAGGTCCTGGCACGGGAACAGGACGAACTGAGGCCCAGGCCCCGCCAGCCAGCAATCCGGGGGAACTCCAGAGATCCTACACCACACTCCACTAG